The proteins below are encoded in one region of Methanosarcina barkeri 3:
- a CDS encoding alpha/beta fold hydrolase: protein MKNYPGINNLRKYGTSPFNLAVIHGGPGAPGEMAPVARELSAFGGVLEPLQTAITIEGQVRELSEVLEKHGALPITLIGFSWGAMLSFMFTALHPHMVKKIILIGSGPYEEKYAASITKTRISRLGKEDLKNFVRLTETLNDPSAKNRNEALCNFGKLMLKADTYDSLPHEEEGLECNYESFKGVWEEASELRSKGKLLELGKEIRCQVVAIHGDYDPHPFEGVKEPLSRTLKDFRFILLKKCGHQPWIEREAKERFYSLLSNEI from the coding sequence ATGAAAAACTACCCAGGCATAAATAATTTGAGAAAGTACGGGACCTCTCCTTTTAATCTCGCCGTTATCCATGGCGGTCCGGGAGCTCCGGGTGAAATGGCACCTGTTGCAAGAGAACTTTCCGCTTTTGGAGGCGTACTTGAACCGCTTCAAACTGCAATAACCATTGAAGGGCAGGTAAGGGAACTCAGTGAAGTTCTGGAAAAACACGGCGCCCTGCCGATTACGTTAATCGGTTTTTCCTGGGGCGCAATGCTCAGCTTTATGTTTACTGCCCTTCATCCCCATATGGTAAAAAAGATAATACTTATCGGGAGCGGTCCCTATGAAGAAAAATATGCTGCAAGCATAACTAAAACCCGGATAAGTCGACTTGGAAAAGAAGATTTGAAGAATTTCGTTCGACTGACCGAAACCCTGAACGATCCTTCAGCTAAAAACCGGAACGAAGCCCTGTGCAACTTTGGGAAGTTAATGTTGAAAGCCGATACTTATGACTCTCTTCCTCACGAAGAAGAAGGGCTTGAATGCAACTACGAGAGTTTTAAAGGTGTATGGGAAGAAGCCAGTGAACTTAGAAGCAAAGGAAAATTACTTGAGTTAGGAAAAGAAATCCGCTGCCAGGTAGTTGCGATTCACGGTGACTATGACCCTCACCCTTTTGAAGGAGTTAAAGAACCTCTTTCACGTACTTTAAAGGATTTCAGGTTCATTTTACTGAAAAAATGCGGGCATCAGCCCTGGATTGAAAGAGAAGCAAAGGAAAGATTTTACAGCTTACTGAGTAATGAGATTTAA
- a CDS encoding multidrug effflux MFS transporter has protein sequence MTVPLLALLSAFPPLTTDMILPAIPSLAKSWNVSLSLVNLNLVFFFVTYGLFLLFYGPISDRFGRRRPLLVGIAVYIVTSLLGAFVSSAPMLIGIRILQAAGAAAGSSISMAMTKDIFIGQERERILAYIAVIMGLAPMLAPIIGGWILLYLSWHWIFLMEAFMGIVAMFGVLRFPETLPVISEAPLSQVMNTYGRLLLNPSYMIMVLVMSVSFFPLFSFIAGSSAIYINEFGLSEQKYSYFFAFNALALMIGAFSCLRLIRSVNSKHLMTIGFAGVFLGGIFLLFMGQHGPWSFALPMFMVSFSLGLSRPPSNHLVLEQVDRDIGSASSMLIFTYFAFGAVSMWFISLEWADKIPVLGTTAAGCGALVLAAWVIIQKRGVKGIA, from the coding sequence ATGACAGTGCCGCTTCTGGCTCTTCTGTCTGCCTTTCCTCCTCTTACCACAGACATGATCTTACCGGCTATTCCCTCCCTTGCCAAAAGCTGGAACGTCTCTCTATCGCTAGTTAACCTTAACCTGGTTTTTTTCTTTGTGACCTATGGGCTTTTCCTTCTCTTCTACGGCCCAATTTCTGATCGTTTTGGACGGCGACGTCCCCTCCTTGTCGGGATTGCAGTGTACATAGTGACAAGCCTGCTAGGTGCCTTTGTGTCCAGTGCGCCCATGCTGATAGGTATCCGCATACTGCAAGCTGCAGGAGCTGCTGCCGGTTCCTCTATATCCATGGCAATGACTAAAGATATTTTCATTGGTCAGGAGCGGGAAAGAATCCTTGCGTATATAGCTGTAATCATGGGTCTTGCCCCTATGCTTGCTCCAATCATTGGTGGGTGGATCCTTCTGTATCTTTCCTGGCACTGGATATTCCTTATGGAGGCATTCATGGGAATTGTAGCGATGTTTGGTGTTCTCCGCTTTCCGGAAACACTACCAGTAATATCTGAAGCTCCTTTATCTCAGGTCATGAATACCTACGGCAGATTGCTGCTCAATCCTTCGTATATGATCATGGTTCTAGTTATGTCTGTCAGTTTTTTTCCATTGTTTAGTTTCATTGCAGGTTCTTCTGCCATTTATATTAACGAGTTTGGCCTAAGTGAGCAAAAATACAGTTACTTTTTTGCTTTCAATGCCCTTGCCCTCATGATTGGTGCTTTTTCTTGCCTGCGGTTAATAAGAAGTGTGAACTCAAAGCACTTGATGACGATCGGGTTTGCAGGAGTCTTTCTGGGCGGTATTTTCCTACTTTTTATGGGACAACACGGTCCCTGGAGCTTTGCTTTGCCCATGTTTATGGTTTCGTTTTCCCTGGGTTTGAGCCGTCCGCCTAGCAATCACCTTGTGCTGGAACAGGTTGATCGGGATATAGGTTCAGCGTCTTCCATGCTGATTTTTACCTATTTCGCCTTTGGAGCTGTGAGTATGTGGTTCATCTCTCTGGAATGGGCGGATAAAATCCCTGTGCTCGGAACCACTGCCGCAGGTTGCGGAGCTCTGGTGCTTGCAGCATGGGTTATTATACAGAAAAGAGGGGTAAAAGGTATTGCTTAA
- a CDS encoding flavodoxin family protein — MKMIAINGSPRKNWNTATLLEKALEGAASEGAETELIHLYDLNFKGCISCFACKLKGGKSFGKCAVKDELTPVLERLENADAVILGSPIYLGNATGEMRSFMERYIFPYITYSIDIQTFYPRNIPVGFIYTMNITEDLFELVGINKLIESNEWVATRIFGYSESLFSTDTYQFDDYSKYVSSVFNPQEKEKKRKEVFPQDCQKAFEMGARLVKRQKALETQR; from the coding sequence ATGAAAATGATAGCAATAAACGGAAGTCCTCGGAAAAACTGGAACACAGCCACCCTTCTGGAAAAAGCTCTTGAAGGTGCAGCTTCGGAGGGTGCAGAAACCGAATTAATCCACCTCTATGACCTCAATTTTAAAGGCTGCATAAGTTGTTTTGCCTGCAAATTAAAAGGTGGAAAAAGCTTTGGAAAGTGTGCAGTAAAAGATGAGCTGACACCTGTGCTGGAAAGGCTGGAGAATGCCGATGCAGTTATACTCGGATCGCCAATTTACCTTGGGAATGCAACAGGAGAAATGCGGTCCTTTATGGAACGCTATATATTCCCGTATATAACCTATTCTATTGACATACAGACATTTTATCCTAGAAATATTCCTGTTGGTTTTATTTACACAATGAACATCACTGAGGACCTTTTTGAGCTGGTTGGGATTAATAAGCTTATTGAGTCAAATGAATGGGTTGCAACAAGGATATTCGGGTATTCCGAATCATTATTCAGTACCGATACATACCAGTTTGATGATTATTCAAAATATGTTTCTTCTGTCTTCAATCCTCAGGAAAAGGAAAAAAAGCGAAAAGAAGTGTTTCCACAGGACTGTCAGAAAGCCTTTGAGATGGGAGCCAGACTCGTTAAGCGGCAAAAAGCTCTGGAAACCCAGAGGTAA